DNA from Rubripirellula lacrimiformis:
CCGACGCCGAGATTCAGTTGGTCGGTTTGATTCGTATTGCCAACAAAGAAACGAAGTTCAGTTTCAGGGATCGCGGGGTCAGCGAGACCAATCCGTTGTTCGCTGGACTGGGGGCCGATGAGGAAGACTTGGCGACTCAGTACGACGAACCGGTGATCTTGCGGTTTGGTGTGAAGGAGTCCGAGGAACTGAGCGAAGGGTTCCCCGATTCGGATGAAGAGTTGTTCTCGTATCACGGTGTCGTGCTGGACGATGTCGAGACCTCGTTTTTTTCGCAGGACCAACTGCTGCGGCTACGCCGTTTTGTCAGTGCACGCGGTGGCGGTCTGTTGATGCTGGGGGGGGCTGAATCGTTTGCCGGAAAATCATTCGCAGACAGCCCACTGGGTGAACTGTCACCGGTGTACGCGCCGCGAGCCAGTGATCTGGTCGCATCGGCGAAATCCGATTCAGGCGGGGATGCTATTTTCAACGCAAACGACCAGGGACGCGTTTCGTTGACTCGCGAGGGGCTGTTGCAGCCGTGGATGCGATTACGCGATACCGAACATGCTGAACAAGAACGGCTTGCGGCGATGCCGGAGTTTCGGACGGTCAATCCGGTGGGAGACGTCAAACCCGGCGCTTCGCGTCTGGCGACGGTCGGATCGAATGCGAGCACCACAGACGATCGCGGCGCGGCGCGGTCGGGGGCCACGGCGATGGCGGTCCAGCGATTCGGCAAAGGACGAACGGCGGCGATTCCCGTTGGTGATCTTTGGCGTTGGTCGATGCATTCCGGCGTGAACGCTGGATCCCGACGCAACGTGTCTAGCGTGCCGGACGGACATCCGACGCAATCCGAGGACTTGGGCCAGGCGTGGCGACAAACGATGCGATGGTTGGTGGGGGAAGTCCCCGGCCGCGTCGAATTGAACGTGGACGTGGCCGGTGACCCCAGCGGGCCTGCCGATTTGGTGGTTCAGGTTCGTGATCCTGCCTATTTGGCTATGGACAATGCATCCGTCGAATTGGTGGTGACGCCGGTGGGTGGTGAATCGGTCACATTGGCGGCGACCGCCGATGACACGCAAGCCGGCGTCTATCGATCTGAATATTGGCCTCGCGTTGCCGGTGGGCATCGGGTGGTGGCGACCGTCACGGCCCCCGATGGGACCGAGGTCGGCGTGGACGTTTCGGGTTGGACATCCAAACTTGGCGTAGCGGAATTCGAAACGCTGGGGGCGAACGATGCGTTCCTATCCCAGTTGGCTCGTGAAACCGGTGGGGAAGTGATACCGCTGGACCAGCTGGAATCCTTTGCCGACAGTTTGCCCAACCGCAAGGTGCCTGTGACCGAAACTTGGGTTTACCCCATCTGGCATCGGACTTGGGTGATGTTGTTAGTGATTGGTTGTTTGTGCGGCGAATGGGGTCTGCGACGATGGAAAGGTTTGGCATGATCGGAAGTTCTTCCTGGCGATGGATCGCGCTGGTCGCGTGCGTGTTCGGATTGGCTGCCGTGGTGGATCGTGCCAGTGCGGCGTCGGTGCCTATCCAAAACGTTTCCTCGGACGATTCCGATTCGGATACGACGCCGACGGAGTCTGCGCCGGTGGAGGCAAAGGGCGATCAACCAGCACCAGATCAATCAGCACCAGACGGACCGCAGCCAGACGGACCGGAGACGGACGGACCAGCACCAGACGGACCAGAGCCAGACGGACCGGAGACGGACGGACCAGCACCAGACGGACCAGAGCCAGACGGACCAGGGACGGACAAAGACGAACCAGCAACGAGCGCGGCCGAGGGTGAACTTCCCGCCGCCGCGAACCGTCCAGCACAGATTTTGTTGGTGGTGGGCGCCTCCGGTACGGAAGAATACGAAAAGCTTTTTTCTGTTTGGTCCCAGAACTGGGAACGGGTGGCGAAAGTTTCTCAGGCAGACCTGACCGTGATTGGCGGGGCGACCGGCGTTGTTTCATCGCTTTTGCAATCGGCGTCCGAGCTGAACGATCGGGATCGTGTCCAGCAGTTCTTAGCAAAGCAGGTGGATGCAACGACCGAACCGTTGTGGATTGTGATCATCGGGCACGGGACGTTCGCACGCGACGTCGCAAAGTTCAATCTGGTGGGCCCCGATTTTTCAGCGCGAGAACTTGCGTCGTGGTTGGATCCGATCGAACGTCCGTTGGTGATCGTCAACACATCTTCGTCCAGTGCGCCGTTCATCAATCGATTGTCCAAACCGGGGCGTGTGATTGTGACGGCCACCAAAAGCGGCAGCGAAATGAACTTTGCTCGTTTTGGCGAGTTTTTCTCCAGTGCTTTCCTGTCATTGGATTCTGACTTGGATCATGACGACGAGGTTTCCGTTCATGAAGCGTTTCTGAATGCCAGCGGAATGGTTCGGAAGTTTTACGAGTCCGAGTCTCGGATCGCGACCGAACATGCGTTGATCGATGACAACGGAGACGGCAAGGGAACTCTTGCGACGATGTTCCGTGGCGTTCGTCCGGACAAAGACCAGGTCGATGTGCGTCAGATCGACGGTCAACGGGGGATGCGGATCACCCTGTCCCCCAATCCGAACGGATTGAAGTGGTTGCCGGATGAACTGAAACAGCGGGATCAGATCGAATTGGAATTAGATAAGCTTCGCGAGCAAAAAAATCAGCTCAGCGAAGACGAATACTTTTCCGCAATCGAGCCGCTGATGGTCCGGTTAGCACGCTTGTATCACGACGTCGAATCTCGCGCGACCGACAACAGCCCGTGAAGCTGGGCTCGCGGTGGGTGACGGACTGTTCCCGCGCTGTCGATGCGTTGGATGTCAACTGGTTTCTGGCAAACCGAACCGAATAGGTTCTGACCGTGCTGGGGTTGGACCGGTTTTGCGTCGTGGTCTCTGCATGCCGTTTGCGTCTAGCTGCGACTGCAGGTGCGGCGTGTGACCATTGATCGTGTCGATCGCAGTGTGACGCGTCACAACAGTTTGTTCGTATTTGGCTATCGAGCCGGACGATGAGTGTTGTGTTCGACCACGATCGGATTGTCCTCCAGCAATCAGAACCATCCTCCCCCCCCTTTGTTGGTACTGAAGGCGAAAGTCCGAGCGTCGCTGCAAATTGGTCCTGATCCAATGAACCCAACAGGCTCCTCACCTGTTGGTTGTTTCGCATTTGCAGCGACGCTTGGCTTTCGCTCCCTCAGCCAGCATCCCCTTGGTTCACGAGCGTATCGGACACCCTCTCCCCCCCGATCCTCCCAAGCTTTCCACCGAGGGCATCCATGGCCAAAAAAGATACATTCCGAATTGTCACACGCGGTAGTGATGGTTCGTTGTTGATTCGCGATTATCCCAGCTGTGATCCGATCCTGCACACCCACATTCAAATCGGCAGCGATGACTGTAGTACCGATTTGGAACTACGCGGCATGCCAGTGTTTCGTGGCCTGATCGGTCCGATGCCCGAAGGCAAGAACATCGTTCGATACGAGTCGCCGGAAGTATTCGAAACATTGACAAAAGAGTGGGGCGCGGCCAAACCACGACGGCGGACTCGGCGATCGGCCAAAGCCGAAGCGAATGCCGAAGCCAACGCAAACGCAGAAGTCGCGGTTTCCTAACACGCTACTGAGCGTCGTGGCTTTCCGCGATCAAAAGTAGGACGGCCTTTCCAGGCCGTCAGCAATCTGCGCCATCGACTGATCTTGTTTCCAGCGATCGGCGGCCCAGCTGACGATCGCGGCTTTCCCGCGCCCGCGATCAACGTGGAAAGCGTTGTTTGATGGTTGGGATGTTTCACGAACATTGCGATCTTTCGTGACACGGGGGGGAAGACGCCTCCTATCCGAGTTAATTCAGCCGTTCATGTGACGCCCATGCCGTGAAACATCGGGTGATTGCTATTGCTGTGATGCGGCGTCGTGGACTATTCCAGGTTCGATACAGGAAGTTGCCCCACCTTATTCAGTTCCTGACGTGCGTCCGCCATTACCCCACCCCAATCTGTTGCACCCAAATCGTTCGCTATCCGAAATGCGTTGTTGGTTGGTGCGTGCTGCGCTATACGCATCGGGAATGATCGCAATCAGCGGCGGAATGATCGGCTGCGGAACGACAAAAGAATACAACGCCACCCAGCAATTGGTGATGAGCGATGCGGTGGACCGGAGCATTTCATCGTTGGATTTTCGTCCGCTGACCGGACGAAAGGTCTATTTGGACACCAGCTATCTTCGCCAGGTGAAGGGCGAAGGGTTCGTCAATGCCGAGTACGTGACCAGCGCTATGCGGCAACAGATCGTTGGCGCGGGATGTCTGATCCAAGATGCCAGCACCGATGCCGAAATCATCATCGAAGCTCGGATTGGGACACTGGGTTTGGACGACCACGCGGTCACCTTTGGGATCCCCGAAAATAACGTTTTATCCACGGCAGCCGGGTTGGTGCCCGGCGCACCGCAGGTGGCATCGTTGCCTGAGATTGCCCTGGGCCGACGTGAAGCCCGCGAAGCGGCGGTGAAAGTGGCAGCGTTTGCCTACGATCGCGAGACTCGTGCGGCGGTTTGGCAATCCGGCGTGCGTCCGGCCAATGCAACGGCACGCGATACCTGGGTGATGGGGATTGGTCCGTTTCAGGGCGGGTCGATTCGGCGACAAACAAAATTGGCCGGCAGCGGATTGCGTTTTGGCGAGCAAAGTTCGACGGGATCCCCCGGCCGCTTCTACGATCGGCCCCCGGTCGACTACACTGCAGAGACTCGCTTCCAGGAGGGTTGGCCCGTGTTCAACGATGGTGGTTTGAGTGCCGACATGATTGGGGTTTCCCCGGAAGCGGCTGGCGACGACTCGGATGTTCCCCAAATTGCGACGGTTTCCGGCGAGGAAGCGGTTGATGGGGAAGCTAAGCCGGCTGCTGCAGATGGCGGGGCGGATGCAAGCGAAACCAAGCCTGCGAAACCGGCCGGGAAAAACGGTGGCAAGCGGATGGTGCGTTAGCGGACAGTTCCGGTGACACCGCTAGCGGATCGGAAGCCAATCCAAGCGGTGGTTCGGATGGGCGTATTCGATGCACCCTCTGCCCCCCCCTCCTGGGCCGAAAATCCTGCTTTTCTGTGCTCCTTGAAGGCCCCCTTAGCGTGACCGATAACCGTTACCGCCTGATCGATTTTGGCGAAGGGCGAAAACTGGAATCCGTTGGCGGCTATTTGATCGATCGGCCAAGCCCAGCAGCATCGTGGTCCAAGCGGCAGTCGCCTGAAAATTGGCAGCGCGCCGACGCACACTTTGACGCCGATCGCAGGAAATGGACCTATCACAACCCATGGCCGACCGACCAGTTGGTCGATTGCGATGGGTTCCAAATGCCGTTTGTTTCCACGCCATTTGGCCACATTGGGGTGTTCCCCGAACAGTTCGACAATTGGCGTTGGCTCTGCAAACCCGTCATCACTGAACCATCCGAAGACCCCAGTTCGGTACCGACGAAGCCGGCCGCCTTGAATTTGTTCGGGTATACCGGGGCCAGCACGATGGTCTTGATCAAAGCTGGTTATCAAGTCGCCCACGTCGATGCTGCCAAGCCCAACGTCCAGGCGGTGCGCGGCGTCGCCACCAGCAACGGTTGGCCCGATCCGCCGATTCGGTATTTGATTGATGATGCGGCGAAGTTCGCTGCGCGTGAAGTTCGTCGTCGTCGGATGTATCATACGATCGTGATGGACCCGCCCGCCTATGGTCATGGGCCAAATGGACGGGCGTGGCGATTGGATCGCGATATCTGGCCGTTGCTAGATGACTGTCTTCGATTGGTCGATCCCAAGCGTTTTCGCATGCTGATATCGGGACATTCACCCGAAGTGGATCATTCCGATATCGTGACCTACTTGGCCCAAAGCGACTTGATCGACACGACCGGTTTGCGGATCGATACCGGACGATCACAATTGATCGACGAGGGTGGCCGCAGCTTGGATGCCGGATTTTACGTCCGAATCGAAACGATCGACGCGTAGATCGTGACAGTGCGGGGCACCGTCGACGCCTGCAATCGGTCACCGTTTGAGTCAACATTTTCTAGGCCAACCATCATGTCAAACCGCGAACGATGCGTCGAAACAGACGCCAATCGATTGATCGATTGGTTTGCAAAGTTGGGCGACGTCGCCGTCGCTTTTTCGGGTGGGGTGGACAGCAGTGTGGTGGCCGCCGCAGCCCAGCGATGCCCATCAATTCACGCGATCGCAGTGACCGCTCGATCCCCCAGTTTGTCCCAGCGTCAGTTGGACGTGGCGGTCCGTGTCGCCCATCAGATTGGTATCGAACACCGGGTGATCGATACCGGCGAGATCGACAACGCGGACTATCGTCGCAACGATGGACGTCGCTGTTTTCATTGCAAAGCAACTCTGTATCAATCGATGGCCACGATCCTCAACCAGTTTCCTGGGATGACGACCGTGTCC
Protein-coding regions in this window:
- a CDS encoding SAM-dependent methyltransferase, which translates into the protein MTDNRYRLIDFGEGRKLESVGGYLIDRPSPAASWSKRQSPENWQRADAHFDADRRKWTYHNPWPTDQLVDCDGFQMPFVSTPFGHIGVFPEQFDNWRWLCKPVITEPSEDPSSVPTKPAALNLFGYTGASTMVLIKAGYQVAHVDAAKPNVQAVRGVATSNGWPDPPIRYLIDDAAKFAAREVRRRRMYHTIVMDPPAYGHGPNGRAWRLDRDIWPLLDDCLRLVDPKRFRMLISGHSPEVDHSDIVTYLAQSDLIDTTGLRIDTGRSQLIDEGGRSLDAGFYVRIETIDA
- a CDS encoding prolipoprotein diacylglyceryl transferase codes for the protein MIGSSSWRWIALVACVFGLAAVVDRASAASVPIQNVSSDDSDSDTTPTESAPVEAKGDQPAPDQSAPDGPQPDGPETDGPAPDGPEPDGPETDGPAPDGPEPDGPGTDKDEPATSAAEGELPAAANRPAQILLVVGASGTEEYEKLFSVWSQNWERVAKVSQADLTVIGGATGVVSSLLQSASELNDRDRVQQFLAKQVDATTEPLWIVIIGHGTFARDVAKFNLVGPDFSARELASWLDPIERPLVIVNTSSSSAPFINRLSKPGRVIVTATKSGSEMNFARFGEFFSSAFLSLDSDLDHDDEVSVHEAFLNASGMVRKFYESESRIATEHALIDDNGDGKGTLATMFRGVRPDKDQVDVRQIDGQRGMRITLSPNPNGLKWLPDELKQRDQIELELDKLREQKNQLSEDEYFSAIEPLMVRLARLYHDVESRATDNSP
- a CDS encoding DUF6655 family protein; the encoded protein is MHPNRSLSEMRCWLVRAALYASGMIAISGGMIGCGTTKEYNATQQLVMSDAVDRSISSLDFRPLTGRKVYLDTSYLRQVKGEGFVNAEYVTSAMRQQIVGAGCLIQDASTDAEIIIEARIGTLGLDDHAVTFGIPENNVLSTAAGLVPGAPQVASLPEIALGRREAREAAVKVAAFAYDRETRAAVWQSGVRPANATARDTWVMGIGPFQGGSIRRQTKLAGSGLRFGEQSSTGSPGRFYDRPPVDYTAETRFQEGWPVFNDGGLSADMIGVSPEAAGDDSDVPQIATVSGEEAVDGEAKPAAADGGADASETKPAKPAGKNGGKRMVR